The following coding sequences are from one Triticum dicoccoides isolate Atlit2015 ecotype Zavitan chromosome 4A, WEW_v2.0, whole genome shotgun sequence window:
- the LOC119284889 gene encoding uncharacterized protein LOC119284889, translating into MSKVLESRNSFGTTTPTSSASASDSSKKNEKTVSRYLRPSTGSCHDLCKHGHRNPSEEKLLLLGGRRKKLPTHPNNLTLHGSVILDTPKDVRNRRNVSLVKSSISLGEADRVVHKIKSANLRGTESSEHLVPRIALSADHKNVNSDGRKKHPMVAQRTLANPRYSSGVPNLDKKAAMPVKGSKLPEKILQEKARTVEKDTTVKQPLVKKPASLPTKLNSIKKVPVSSQASNNLVSSKDKSTLKGKLPSSPAIITGKHTSNTGKTGRSSMRSSNASINGKERSDVPRTPFSIEDEFIASVELQEDDVQNSCVTSYNVESTVVELFPDATEYGDISQTAPEEESRISSDDDLDMSSSSSVQSDLTPVETDEEDVQGSSITGHLVESALAELSSHATEYVEESRPARKETSRFSLEDDVVGSNEVSEPLVSELPVAVELQRSFDNQALKTMLSKPYLEHMQPEKNSADNRASTDEDIRADAAALCQLPKQLTAVQNADVYDSVLAESTSEVEADGVKVNASVESVITESREDMGAHEDLQGPPESCLDCTTGNVAENVEAAEIDDVENINSTSHCQSILEASSDGELTEQSKSVLTDSNLQNDELASVHNNGSFQQDELKSMIVAQQLVEELSDDENYEEYDYELIELDEFDAEDEGEAINPNDDSSKAKGQRLQRISSLHPDDASTTPYKLKFKRGKIVELTPDSNGPRRLIFRRRAANEVANGEGQLVRRIFKRNTRNNGVPTEPDLESPSVKLRHQDTQDKKDAQGLFNNVIEETASKLVESRKSKVKALVGAFETVILLQDGNPTTPQAGNSPYLAQDEDEKARDEPL; encoded by the coding sequence ATGTCCAAAGTTTTGGAAAGTAGAAATTCATTTGGTACCACCACTCCTACGAGCTCAGCTTCAGCTTCAGATTCTTCAAAAAAGAACGAGAAGACGGTATCACGCTACCTAAGACCTTCTACAGGCTCATGCCATGATTTATGCAAGCATGGACACAGGAATCCTTCTGAAGAAAAGCTTCTGCTTTTAGgagggagaagaaagaaacttccaACTCATCCAAATAATTTGACACTGCATGGATCAGTTATCTTAGATACACCCAAGGATGTCAGGAACAGAAGAAATGTTTCACTAGTCAAGTCGAGTATATCACTGGGTGAAGCTGATCGTGTTGTTCACAAGATAAAATCAGCAAATTTGAGAGGCACTGAATCATCGGAACACTTGGTCCCACGTATTGCTTTATCAGCTGATCATAAAAATGTGAACTCTGATGGCAGAAAGAAACATCCAATGGTTGCACAGAGGACTTTGGCTAATCCGAGGTATTCCAGCGGAGTACCCAATCTTGATAAAAAAGCAGCAATGCCAGTTAAGGGTTCGAAATTGCCAGAGAAGATACTGCAGGAAAAAGCTAGAACTGTGGAGAAGGACACGACTGTCAAGCAACCGTTAGTTAAGAAACCAGCTTCACTTCCTACTAAACTCAACTCGATTAAGAAAGTTCCTGTGTCATCTCAGGCTTCTaataatcttgtatcttcaaaagATAAAAGTACTCTGAAAGGAAAGCTTCCTTCTTCACCAGCAATTATTACTGGCAAGCACACAAGCAATACTGGTAAGACTGGAAGAAGTTCGATGAGGTCcagcaatgcaagtatcaacggcaAGGAACGCTCAGATGTGCCCAGAACACCATTCTCCATTGAAGACGAGTTTATTGCCTCTGTTGAATTACAAGAAGATGATGTGCAAAATTCATGTGTTACAAGCTATAATGTGGAGTCAACAGTAGTGGAGCTGTTTCCAGATGCCACAGAATATGGAGACATTTCTCAAACAGCACCAGAAGAAGAAAGCAGAATAAGTTCAGATGATGACTTGGACATGTCCTCATCATCGTCTGTCCAATCTGACTTGACTCCTGTTGAAACAGACGAAGAGGATGTGCAAGGTTCATCTATTACAGGCCATCTGGTGGAGTCAGCGTTAGCAGAACTATCTTCACATGCCACAGAATATGTAGAAGAATCTCGACCAGCACGAAAAGAAACAAGTAGATTCAGTTTAGAGGATGATGTAGTGGGAAGTAATGAAGTGAGCGAACCATTGGTCTCTGAACTCCCCGTTGCTGTTGAATTGCAGCGATCATTTGATAATCAGGCACTCAAGACTATGCTCAGTAAACCTTACCTAGAGCATATGCAACCGGAGAAGAATTCTGCTGATAATCGAGCTTCAACGGATGAAGACATCCGAGCAGATGCTGCAGCTCTCTGCCAGCTACCTAAACAACTGACAGCTGTGCAAAATGCAGATGTATATGATTCTGTATTAGCTGAAAGTACCTCAGAAGTTGAAGCTGATGGAGTGAAAGTCAATGCTAGTGTGGAGTCTGTAATCACTGAAAGTAGGGAGGACATGGGAGCTCATGAAGACCTTCAAGGGCCTCCGGAGTCTTGCCTTGATTGCACTACAGGAAATGTAGCTGAAAATGTCGAGGCTGCTGAAATTGACGATGTTGAGAATATTAATAGTACATCTCATTGCCAATCAATTTTAGAAGCTTCATCAGATGGTGAACTTACGGAGCAATCAAAGTCTGTGCTAACTGATTCTAATCTACAAAATGATGAGTTAGCAAGTGTCCATAACAATGGCTCCTTCCAACAGGATGAACTGAAATCAATGATTGTTGCTCAACAGTTAGTGGAAGAACTATCAGATGATGAAAATTATGAAGAATATGATTATGAGTTAATTGAATTAGATGAGTTTGATGCAGAAGATGAAGGAGAAGCAATCAACCCAAATGATGACTCTTCAAAGGCTAAAGGCCAAAGGCTGCAAAGGATCTCATCACTTCACCCAGATGATGCTAGTACCACACCTTACAAATTGAAGTTTAAAAGGGGTAAAATTGTAGAACTCACCCCAGACAGTAATGGCCCGAGAAGACTCATATTTAGAAGAAGAGCTGCCAATGAAGTTGCAAATGGTGAAGGTCAGCTAGTGAGAAGGATTTTTAAGAGGAATACCAGAAATAATGGTGTTCCTACTGAGCCTGACTTGGAATCTCCTTCAGTGAAACTGAGGCATCAAGATACACAAGACAAGAAAGATGCGCAGGGGCTATTCAACAATGTAATAGAAGAAACTGCAAGCAAGCTTGTGGAGTCTAGGAAAAGCAAGGTAAAAGCTTTGGTTGGTGCTTTTGAAACAGTGATACTTCTCCAGGACGGCAATCCCACTACACCACAGGCAGGTAACTCACCATATTTAGCTCAAGATGAAGATGAAAAGGCACGGGATGAGCCATTGTAG
- the LOC119284890 gene encoding remorin-like isoform X2: protein MDGDLKALRVQFSGVEKRDKGGEASTILPQENSAPGRAQMDSGDEYNAIFAATIAAAAYAIAAEEEKQKASPVQLPSKRGESMRKPTGGSKISRWFSAKERAEDADEGPANVSVRRPLKPEQRKPGGTGSDQKVPLPLPPKMHDSSVGAKKAPGSSRKSPEKKGSKRFEQEQAVQRVPTAVRPATSYQSRRNDDGAAGVTAIAGTQSKADAWEKERLARVREEYEKMMETIAEWETEKKVALDRKRAKQLAEYNQEMTRINKIAGGARSMAGERKYEDEKKIREKAKKIRSTGKSPRGCCF from the exons ATGGACGGCGACTTGAAGGCGCTGAG GGTTCAGTTTTCTGGAGTAGAAAAGAGAGACAAAGGTGGGGAAGCTTCTACAATACTGCCACAAGAAAACTCGGCTCCTGGAAGAG CGCAAATGGATAGCGGAGACGAATACAACGCTATATTCGCAGCCACAATTGCCGCAGCGGCATACGCAATCGCAGCAGAAGAAGAGAAACAGAAGGCCAGCCCTGTTCAGCTGCCATCCAAGAGAGGTGAAAGCATGAGAAAGCCTACAGGAGGCAGCAAGATCTCAAGATGGTTCAGTGCCAAAGAGCGTGCAGAAGATGCTGACGAGGGACCAG CCAACGTATCGGTAAGGAGGCCACTGAAACCAGAACAGAGGAAGCCCGGAGGCACGGGTTCAGACCAGAAGGTGCCATTGCCACTTCCACCAAAGATGCATGATTCTTCTGTGGGAGCAAAAAAGGCTCCAGGATCCTCCAGAAAATCACCAGAGAAGAAAGGAAGCAAGAGGTTTGAGCAGGAGCAGGCAGTTCAGAGGGTACCAACCGCTGTCAGGCCAGCAACATCATATCAGTCTAGGCGGAACGACGATGGCGCAGCAGGAGTAACTGCTATTGCCGGCACACAGAGCAAGGCTGATGCATGGGAGAAGGAAAGGCTTGCTAGAGTCAGGGAGGA GTACGAAAAGATGATGGAAACCATAGCCGAGTGGGAGACTGAGAAGAAG GTTGCGTTGGACAGAAAGAGAGCGAAACAATTGGCAGAGTACAATCAGGAAATGACAAGGATCAACAAAATCGCTGGAGGAGCAAGGTCAATGGCAGGGGAAAGGAAATACGAGGATGAGAAAAAGATCAGAGAGAAGGccaagaagatacgatcaacaggaAAGTCTCCCCGTGGATGCTGCTTTTGA
- the LOC119284890 gene encoding remorin 1.4-like isoform X3, which produces MDSGDEYNAIFAATIAAAAYAIAAEEEKQKASPVQLPSKRGESMRKPTGGSKISRWFSAKERAEDADEGPANVSVRRPLKPEQRKPGGTGSDQKVPLPLPPKMHDSSVGAKKAPGSSRKSPEKKGSKRFEQEQAVQRVPTAVRPATSYQSRRNDDGAAGVTAIAGTQSKADAWEKERLARVREEYEKMMETIAEWETEKKVKAKRQKEQKEVALDRKRAKQLAEYNQEMTRINKIAGGARSMAGERKYEDEKKIREKAKKIRSTGKSPRGCCF; this is translated from the exons ATGGATAGCGGAGACGAATACAACGCTATATTCGCAGCCACAATTGCCGCAGCGGCATACGCAATCGCAGCAGAAGAAGAGAAACAGAAGGCCAGCCCTGTTCAGCTGCCATCCAAGAGAGGTGAAAGCATGAGAAAGCCTACAGGAGGCAGCAAGATCTCAAGATGGTTCAGTGCCAAAGAGCGTGCAGAAGATGCTGACGAGGGACCAG CCAACGTATCGGTAAGGAGGCCACTGAAACCAGAACAGAGGAAGCCCGGAGGCACGGGTTCAGACCAGAAGGTGCCATTGCCACTTCCACCAAAGATGCATGATTCTTCTGTGGGAGCAAAAAAGGCTCCAGGATCCTCCAGAAAATCACCAGAGAAGAAAGGAAGCAAGAGGTTTGAGCAGGAGCAGGCAGTTCAGAGGGTACCAACCGCTGTCAGGCCAGCAACATCATATCAGTCTAGGCGGAACGACGATGGCGCAGCAGGAGTAACTGCTATTGCCGGCACACAGAGCAAGGCTGATGCATGGGAGAAGGAAAGGCTTGCTAGAGTCAGGGAGGA GTACGAAAAGATGATGGAAACCATAGCCGAGTGGGAGACTGAGAAGAAGGTGAAGGCCAAGCGCCAAAAAGAACAGAAAGAG GTTGCGTTGGACAGAAAGAGAGCGAAACAATTGGCAGAGTACAATCAGGAAATGACAAGGATCAACAAAATCGCTGGAGGAGCAAGGTCAATGGCAGGGGAAAGGAAATACGAGGATGAGAAAAAGATCAGAGAGAAGGccaagaagatacgatcaacaggaAAGTCTCCCCGTGGATGCTGCTTTTGA
- the LOC119284890 gene encoding remorin 1.4-like isoform X1 has protein sequence MDGDLKALRVQFSGVEKRDKGGEASTILPQENSAPGRAQMDSGDEYNAIFAATIAAAAYAIAAEEEKQKASPVQLPSKRGESMRKPTGGSKISRWFSAKERAEDADEGPANVSVRRPLKPEQRKPGGTGSDQKVPLPLPPKMHDSSVGAKKAPGSSRKSPEKKGSKRFEQEQAVQRVPTAVRPATSYQSRRNDDGAAGVTAIAGTQSKADAWEKERLARVREEYEKMMETIAEWETEKKVKAKRQKEQKEVALDRKRAKQLAEYNQEMTRINKIAGGARSMAGERKYEDEKKIREKAKKIRSTGKSPRGCCF, from the exons ATGGACGGCGACTTGAAGGCGCTGAG GGTTCAGTTTTCTGGAGTAGAAAAGAGAGACAAAGGTGGGGAAGCTTCTACAATACTGCCACAAGAAAACTCGGCTCCTGGAAGAG CGCAAATGGATAGCGGAGACGAATACAACGCTATATTCGCAGCCACAATTGCCGCAGCGGCATACGCAATCGCAGCAGAAGAAGAGAAACAGAAGGCCAGCCCTGTTCAGCTGCCATCCAAGAGAGGTGAAAGCATGAGAAAGCCTACAGGAGGCAGCAAGATCTCAAGATGGTTCAGTGCCAAAGAGCGTGCAGAAGATGCTGACGAGGGACCAG CCAACGTATCGGTAAGGAGGCCACTGAAACCAGAACAGAGGAAGCCCGGAGGCACGGGTTCAGACCAGAAGGTGCCATTGCCACTTCCACCAAAGATGCATGATTCTTCTGTGGGAGCAAAAAAGGCTCCAGGATCCTCCAGAAAATCACCAGAGAAGAAAGGAAGCAAGAGGTTTGAGCAGGAGCAGGCAGTTCAGAGGGTACCAACCGCTGTCAGGCCAGCAACATCATATCAGTCTAGGCGGAACGACGATGGCGCAGCAGGAGTAACTGCTATTGCCGGCACACAGAGCAAGGCTGATGCATGGGAGAAGGAAAGGCTTGCTAGAGTCAGGGAGGA GTACGAAAAGATGATGGAAACCATAGCCGAGTGGGAGACTGAGAAGAAGGTGAAGGCCAAGCGCCAAAAAGAACAGAAAGAG GTTGCGTTGGACAGAAAGAGAGCGAAACAATTGGCAGAGTACAATCAGGAAATGACAAGGATCAACAAAATCGCTGGAGGAGCAAGGTCAATGGCAGGGGAAAGGAAATACGAGGATGAGAAAAAGATCAGAGAGAAGGccaagaagatacgatcaacaggaAAGTCTCCCCGTGGATGCTGCTTTTGA
- the LOC119284891 gene encoding pentatricopeptide repeat-containing protein At3g29290-like, with product MAAVWSGCSTSCGSFSQELPRRSVKGGQGTRVRPATGGRSRGDARPVSGGTVTARGACVCRAAPCVLESDVTGKEEAGLGIRGVEDERPGAAGFDYHQRHGLRRRPARPAAVEKDPVGARSVPSASASEPADKFEHEGSRLHFLEERNEELLSRRLMKLSQSNKVRSAIELFDSMLASGLQPNAHACNSLLASFVRRGSSVDAMKMYEFMKGKGLATGHTYTLILKAVARTEGYISALQMFSEIEECNESRETLDVIVYNTMISACGRAKDWRQVEKLWGRLAENSLSGTLMTYDLLVSTFVQCGQSELAIAAYEEMLRGGLDPSEDIMKAIIASCTKEGRWEFALATFRRMLSAGMKPNIIVFNSVINSLGKAGEDELAFRMYHLLTSSGLEPDQYTWSALLSALYRSGRCWDALELFQGIKSKNPSVLNSHLYNIALMSCERLGQWEHALQLLWMMEKSGLQISAVSYNHVIRACEVACEPKVALKVYRRMTHERCSPDTFTHLSVIRACIWGSLWDEVEDILEEVAPDSSIYNTVIHGLCLRGKIRLARRVYTKMRSIGLTPDGKTRSFMLQHIASAE from the exons ATGGCTGCGGTTTGGAGCGGCTGCAGCACAAGCTGCGGTTCCTTCAGCCAGGAGCTGCCTCGCCGTAGCGTGAAGGGCGGCCAGGGCACGAGAGTCCGTCCAGCGACCGGCGGCCGGAGCAGAGGTGACGCCCGTCCGGTAAGCGGCGGCACGGTGACGGCGAGAGGGGCGTGTGTTTGCAGAGCGGCCCCGTGCGTCCTCGAATCTGATGTCACCGGCAAGGAAGAGGCCGGCCTGGGGATCCGGGGCGTGGAGGACGAGCGACCTGGTGCTGCTGGTTTCGATTACCACCAGAGGCACGGGCTCCGGCGGCGTCCGGCGAGGCCGGCTGCCGTGGAGAAGGACCCTGTGGGCGCGAGAAGCGTGCCATCAgcgtcagcttcagagccggcggaTAAATTCGAGCATGAGGGATCAAGGCTGCACTTCCTAGAAGAGAGGAACGAGGAACTGCTGTCCAGAAGGCTGATGAAGCTGAGCCAATCCAACAAGGTCAGGAGTGCCATAGAGCTGTTTGATTCAATGCTTGCGTCAGGCCTTCAGCCCAACGCGCACGCCTGTAACTCCCTTTTGGCCAGTTTTGTCCGCAGAGGTTCCTCCGTGGACGCGATGAAGATGTATGAGTTCATGAAGGGGAAAGGGTTGGCAACTGGCCATACATACACCTTGATACTCAAGGCTGTTGCCAGGACCGAGGGCTATATCTCTGCCTTGCAAATGTTCAGTGAGATTGAAGAGTGCAATGAATCGAGGGAAACCCTTGATGTGATTGTTTACAACACTATGATATCTGCATGCGGAAGAGCGAAAGACTGGAGGCAAGTGGAGAAACTGTGGGGAAGGCTAGCGGAGAACTCTTTGAGTGGAACCTTGATGACTTACGATCTGTTGGTTAGCACATTTGTGCAATGTGGACAGTCTGAGTTAGCAATTGCTGCTTATGAGGAAATGCTCCGCGGGGGGCTTGATCCAAGTGAAGACATAATGAAGGCCATCATTGCCTCGTGCACCAAAGAAGGGAGGTGGGAGTTTGCGCTGGCCACATTTAGGAGAATGTTGAGTGCTGGCATGAAGCCCAATATCATTGTGTTTAATTCGGTTATCAACTCACTTGGGAAGGCTGGTGAAGACGAGCTCGCCTTTAGGATGTACCATCTTCTAACATCTTCAGGACTTGAGCCTGATCAATATACATGGAGCGCATTGCTGTCAGCACTGTATAGGTCTGGTCGATGCTGGGACGCCCTAGAGCTTTTCCAAGGAATTAAATCCAAGAATCCGTCTGTCTTAAACAGTCATCTCTACAACATAGCTTTGATGTCTTGTGAAAGACTTGGTCAGTGGGAGCATGCTTTGCAATTGCTGTGGATGATGGAAAAAAGCGGACTGCAAATTTCAGCGGTCTCTTACAATCACGTGATACGTGCTTGTGAGGTTGCTTGTGAGCCAAAAGTCGCTCTGAAAGTGTACCGGCGTATGACTCATGAGAGGTGCTCACCGGACACATTCACGCATTTATCTGTTATAAGAGCTTGCATTTGGGGATCTCTTTGGGACGAAGTAGAGGATATACTGGAG GAGGTCGCTCCAGATTCTTCGATCTACAACACGGTCATACACGGGCTTTGTTTGCGTGGCAAGATCAGATTAGCCAGGAGGGTGTACACAAAAATGCGGAGCATTGGGCTAACACCAGATGGCAAGACAAGGTCGTTCATGCTGCAACACATCGCGTCAGCAGAGTAG